The Apium graveolens cultivar Ventura chromosome 10, ASM990537v1, whole genome shotgun sequence nucleotide sequence CAGCTGGTAATCTACTCCCAAACGTAGTTTGTAGCAATGTGTTTATCCCAGCTACAAGGAGTACTGTTTGAACAACTTTGGCTTTCTCCTCCTGCAAAAATGACAATTCTGATATCAGTTAAATTAGTGAACATCACAACTAGAGAAAGATCCTGAAAGGAAAAATTCATAAACAGAGTTCCATTCATAGCTGTCCTTACGTTTCCACCCCCCATTTGCGGAACAAGAGCAGTAGGAATTATAACTGTTGTAGCAAGCATTACTATGAAATGCTGGAATCCAAGAAGAATAGCCTCGGCTGTATCACAGCAGTCACAAAATTAATGTACCAAACAAAGCCCGTTGCAGAGTTGAACTTCCTTAAATTATCACTAAGTGACCTTGTAAATAATACTATCAAGACTTAATTTCGAAAATTAATACTGCATGTCAGAACCATATTTGCCTTTCAATTAAAACAATCCATGATACACTAGAATTCATTAAATTGAATTAAGAAGAAAGAGAGCAAATGGGTTTACTTCCCACTTAACAAAAATGATTCTTACTCCCTGCCAAATAATTAACAGGGTTAAAACCTCATACTTATATATTTTAGTCCTTGCTAATCTGTAGATAAACCCAGCATCTAGTTCATCCAAACATGTTTTACGTAAATACACATGGACAGAAAGTCACAGTTAAAGGATATTCTACAAGAAAGTAGCTTTTAGTAGAATATCAAATCAACAATATTAAGAAGAATCTGAAGCCAGAACTACCCAACATAACTTTAATTAAAAACAACATCAGAATCAGACAGTCTCACATAAAGTATACCCACAACAACCAAAATTAACATAAACAACAGAATATATCCTGAATACGAAACTTCATAACAACAAGATAGGTATGCATGTGTGTGTctgagagggagagagagggggggggggggagagagagagagagagagtgagagagactAACGCCATGGAGGAGGACTGGTGATACAGTAAGAAACATTAGGAAGCTGGTCTTTAGGTGGGTGAGGTCCTGGTTCTTCAGCTTTACCTCCACCACCTGCCATCACTCTCTGTAGCTACGAATTTGTATGTGCGTATATATATATCCCTGAAATTAAGATAGCTGAGCTCTCACTCCGTGCAGAGTACTACTTATAAAATCCAAACCAGCAAAAAACACAGATCCAAAATCTAATGAGAATGAGAATAAGACCCCACAAAAATTATTATTGAGAGTCCCAAAAAAGCTCAATCACAAGTAGACAACCATATAACAGTGACAAGATTGAAGAAAATTGATAACACAGCGAATCacatttattattttgaatagtAGTAGTACAATACTAGGGTGCCCACTAGAATTTGTAAGCAAGATGTATAGTGAAAAAATTAATAAAGTAAGACAGAGTGTGAAACTGAAATTCAGCAAAGATTGATTACAAGAAAACTGGCGGGCTGACAAAGAAACGAAATGTAAGTATCAGTTCGAGAATAATCATGGACCCCACCTCAACAAAGGTTAAAATTCTTTATGTGTGTATCTTGGGCAACACTTTTTTACGCTGATCTCCTCGGAGCATCTCCGATCATGGCCTCCTGTTAACTAAAAATCAAAATCATATCTGGCACTCAGATATAGATATTAGGTAAAAAAACACCATTCCAACCACATCATCTGTTAGcaaaaaatttagatatttttcATTTGGTCTCTATATTTGTTGAATCGCTAGGTGTTTGGCTATATTTTCCACGTCAGATTAATTCATGTTTAAACCTAAATCTACATATTACTGCATATACATACACATTAAACAtgcatatatttatataatatttaatacataaatattaaaattattattttatatataatattttttaatttatataatattaagtgTGAAAATATTGTTCTattattaacaaaatttattaattatttttaacaaacaatatatatatatatatacatataatacaatatatattagtaactttttattaaaaatatttttgttatatttatatgttattatattttcagttgtaataattattaacttacaattatatattttattcatgtattgaattaagtattaattaaatttatttaattatttcatgtttatatatatacatataaatatgaaaaataggaataaaataatatttttgaatatagCTAATCATTATAGCTAATAACACTAGAGTGCATGGCCTTACACATTCAATAAAATTTTACATAACCCTGATTTGGCTTACCATTTTAGCTATCATGACTGGAGATGCTCTTACCAACTCTCTTCGTTTATGTTGTTTTGTTAACCATTTTTTATCGATAAATCTTGGCATATATAAAAAATCACTACAAATTCACTACCATATTTTTAGGAAGGAAAAATGTTAAAAACCCAAAATTTTTAGTCCAAAAATTTCCCTTAATAATAAAATGGGATATCGAATTAAAATAAGTCATGTGACAAAAATGTTAAAATCCCAAAGTTTTTAGTCCAAAAATTTCCCTTGATGTGTCATTAATAACCTTCTTAATAATAAAATGGGATATCTAATTAAAATAAGTATGTGACAGCCATGTCATTTGATAAaatttttgggaaaaatatttGGATAACCTAACAGGACTTTTTAGGAATGAGGCGAGATCCACTTGTAACGTTTATCACTAGTTTTTGCTACTAACTCACGTAGTACTTAAACATAATAATTATGAAACTAATAttttatagtttttaaaattatatttgatCATCATAATATTTGATAAATTAACTTATAgaattttacaaaaataattacctattaagaaaaaatataatttttttccTATTATTTTTATTTGACATCACATTTCAGTTTTCACGTTAATTTAAAATTAAGCTTATTCTATTAAATGTTCTCAAAAATAtagcccgcaagggttggctcagttggttaaagggAGGAAAAACTAACTTtttggtcacatgttcgaatccaAAGGACAGGCTATAAcgtgaacccgtagggtttacccagtgcgcaaACCGGAGGATAGCAGCTGCGGGTTACTTacgataaatatatatatatatatattaaaattaatttagaAAAATCAAATCTACTGAAAATATTTCTTAATAAGTAACTTATTTAAATAGTTAAAAAAACAGGTGAATACAATAAATAAATCAACATCACATATCTGTAATGGTATTTTTATTATAGTTTTGTTTGacaaatattttttgaaaaaaaatattaatcattaatttttttattacaataattttgtatttaaaattattaaatgttataagattttgacgtctaattttataataaaaaagaTACTATATTTCAAAAGTAATTCTAAGCAATCAAAACAAGTACCAAACCATTAGATAAACAGAACTTATTGTTTCAAGTAGCctgtaaaattataaattattttgactAAAAAGAACTTAACTCAACTTAGACTTAAAAGCTTATGCTAAACAAAAAAATAAGGTCTAATACTTCAGATTCAAAAACATTAACGAATGATAGCGCCTGCAATCTATGATTCATGTCCCTTGAATGCTTTTATCATGTAGTAACAGCTTGCGGTGTGCCCTCTGcaaaattaagaaaaaataaattataagTCAAATTTTAACTAGTGAATAAATTACATTTTAATTAGTGAATGTACATGAATAAGGCAGTGACCAAGACCCAATTTAAACGTATGCTAGAATTGAGGATACTTTTAATTACAATGCCTATGTTAATAACAATGTATATTATGAACCATGGATCTTACTTTATTTGGTTCAGGATTGTCTACATGTCACTGGAGTTATATCTATCAACCAAAATTATGGAACAAGATCCTGCAACATGTGATTACAAAATTATACTACAACTATTAAAAACTGTCATTTTAGGAAATTAGAAAAGTCAGAATGCATAACAGAGGTACTATAAAGAAGTTACTATacacaaactcaccttcatttgAAATAGAAATTAAAGTCTCCATACTTGATACATTCAAATCAATTGAATTCGATTCTGAAACATTCTTTCTACCACTCTTCTTggactacaaaaataaaaataataagaaATATGTAAAAATTATTCTAAAGAAAACAGATTTACAAAAAATCAGATTGTCGTACCTTCTTTTGAAGATTTTTCACAAATATATCAACCTTCGATTGTTTCCTTCTAGTTGGTGGACGGCCTTTGCAGCGCTTCTTAATTGGTGAACGTATAGCTAAACTTTTATCTAATGTCATTTTACTTTCTCCCTTCTTTGCATGTGTGTCATTAGATATATTTTTTGAACAACCTTCATCACCATTGTCTCGTCTCATTCCAACTCTAAATTTCTAAATATACCAACTAACTTGTTGGACCTCTCTAACTTTTCAGTCACCAAATCAACAATTTTATAAAAAGCGTCACATACCATGTCATACCTGCGTTTTTCCTCACTATCTCTCCATGTACTATATGTTACCTTGGTCTTGCTATGACatctttttatatttttttccaCCTTTGTAAAATATACATACTTGAAACTGTAaatatattttcttaaaaaaagCACCTTCACAGTATGCCTACATATTATTCCTCGAAACTCAAACAAATGACAATTACATTTTACCTCATAATCCTCGTCCATCTCTTTGAAAAAACAAACTTTGAATTTGATAGTTCTTCGAGTTTGAGTGTCACCAACGTATTGAATTTCTTCAACTTGATATTGACAAATACACCCAACAGACTGCAACAAAGAGCATTCACAAAATATTACATTTATAATTTCTTTTTGAAACTCCTTGAACTTGTCATTTGTGTATATTTCTTGAAATTATTTTTTCATTTGATGTTGTGTGACACAAGATATAATAGTACAAAATGAGTGAGTATCAGCTTCAACTTTTTTTCCACCTTATCTTTCAAAGCATAATCATAATTCCCCACAAATTCCCTTAGAGAAGTTTTCGCATTAATATAACCATCAAAAAAAGCATTCATACTTTCATTTCTTTGAGTTGTAGACATTCCCGCCCAAAAACAATCTCTAACAAAATAAGGGACCCATTTATGTCTCACATCATATAATCCTTTTAGCCAGTCATTATTTTCTAAATCATATTTAGAAATCATTCCACTTTATTCCACTTCAAAAGTATCAACATCaatagaatcataaacaacattctGAAGAAGAAACTTTATTGATTCATACTCTTTATACCCTTTCTACTTTTCAGGAATTTTTTTCATAA carries:
- the LOC141689184 gene encoding uncharacterized protein LOC141689184, translated to MRRDNGDEGCSKNISNDTHAKKGESKMTLDKSLAIRSPIKKRCKGRPPTRRKQSKVDIFVKNLQKKSKKSGRKNVSESNSIDLNVSSMETLISISNEGSCSIILVDRYNSSDM